Below is a window of Mucilaginibacter ginkgonis DNA.
CAACAAACCAAACACCAGGTTGTGTAACCATGATGTATAGTTTGACAACAAGATCATTGTTGCGTTCGAAGCCATTTTAGGGAAGAACGAACCAATAGTGGTTGGGATAAACATCAGCGCCTGCGCGAAGATGATAGGCATTACACCGGCAGCATTTACCTTTAAAGGGATATATTGACGTACACCACCATATTGTTTGTTACCTACGATACGTTTTGCATATTGAACAGCGATCTTACGTGTGCCTTGTACCACAAGAATGGTAAACATCACTACAGCTATAAGGGCAACTATCTCTACAATGAACAGCAATAAACCACCGCTGTTACCACCGGTTACGCGGCCTTCAAACTCAGACACTAATGCAGTTGGTAGCTGGGCAATGATACCCACCATGATGATCAATGATATACCGTTACCGATACCTTTATCAGTGATCTTTTCGCCTAACCACATTACAAACAGCGTACCTGCGGTTAATACAAATACAGATGTAATGTTAAATAAGGTTGAGCCTAAAACAGGACTGATAGCGTTAGGAGTGATCTGCGTACGTACATAACCCAAAGCCTGAGCCGCTGTAATAGCGATTGTCAGGTAGCGGGTCCACTGGTTTAACTTGTTACGGCCACTCTCGCCCTCTTTCTGCAACTTGGTAAAGTAAGGTACCGCTATACCCAAAAGCTGCACTACGATAGATGCAGAGATGTAAGGCATAACACCTAACGCAAAAATAGACGCCCGTGAAAACGAACCGCCTGCAAACATGTTAAGCAAACCTAAAAGGCCTTCTTTGGCACGCTGGGTATTAAGTGAAGACGGGTCTACACCGGGCAACACTATAAAAGAACCTACCCGGTATATTAAAAGAAATAAGAGTGTGTTTGTGATACGCACTCTTAGATCTTCGATTTTCCAGATATTAGATAATGTGGTGAAAAATCTTTTCATTTAAAATTATAGCTTAACGATGGAACCACCGGCTGCTTCAATTGCCTTCTGCGCAGTTGCAGAAAAAGCATGTGCTGTAACATCAAGCTTAGCTTTTACTTCGCCACGGCCAAGGATCTTTACCAGGTCGTTTTTAGAAGCCAAACCATGCTCTCTGAAAGTGTCAAAATTAACAACGCTTAATGAGAATTTATCTGCCAGTTGCTGTAAAGCATCAAGGTTTACAGATACATACTCTACGCGGTTAGGGTTTTTAAAGCCCACTTTAGGTACGCGGCGTTGTAACGGCATCTGGCCACCTTCAAAACCAACTTTGGTTGAAGTACCAGAGCGTGAACCTGCACCTTTATGGCCACGTGTTGAAGTACCGCCTTTACCAGAACCGGTACCACGGCCAATACGTTTGCTATCTTTTACAGAACCTTTTGCAGGTTTAAGATTACTTAAATTCATGACTAAATTTTTTCTACTGCTACCAAATGATTAACTGCTCTAATCATACCAATGATGGCATCATTAGCTTCAACCTCAACGCTTTGGTTTATTTTGCGCAAACCTAAAGCGGCGATGGTCCTTTTCTGGCGCTCATTTCTATCAATGACGCTCTTGATCTGAGTTATTTTTATTTTCGCCATGACCGATTATCCGTTAAAAACTTTACCTAAATTGATACCACGGTGGTTGGCTACAGTATGTGCGTCGCGCAGTTGCGCAAGGGCAGATACAGTTGCTTTTACCACGTTGTGCGGGTTTGATGAACCTTTTGATTTTGCCAATACGTTGTGTACACCTGCAGACTCTAATACTGCACGCATTGCACCACCTGCAATAACACCGGTACCGGTAGAAGCAGGTTTAATGAATACGAAACCGCCTGAGAATTTACCGTATTGTTCGTGAGGTACTGTACCGTTAATTATAGGCACTTTTACGAGGTTCTTTTTTGCATCATCTACACCTTTGGCAATAGCTTCTGTTACTTCTTTAGCTTTACCAAGGCCGTAACCAACTACACCATTCTCATCGCCTACTACCACAATGGCAGAGAAGCTGAAAGTACGGCCGCCTTTGGTTACTTTGGCAACACGTTGTATGCTAACCAGGCGATCTTTTAATTCGATCTCGCTGGTTTTTACTCTTTTAACATTTATTGTTGACATCTCTTTGCTTCAATTAAAATTTTAAACCACCTTCACGTGCACCTTCTGCCAGTTGTTTAACACGGCCGTGGTACAGGTAACCATTTCTGTCAAACACAACAGATGTAATGCCTGCTGCAATGGCTTTTTGTGCTACCAGTTTACCAACTGCGGCGCTTTGCTCGCCTTTGGTGCCTGATGCTGAAAAATCTTTTGACAAAGATGATGCTGATACTAATGTTTTTCCGTTTACATCGTCAATAACCTGGGCATAAATGCCTTTGTTGCTACGGTATACTGATAAGCGCGGACGTTCTGTAGAACCAGAAAGACGTTTTCTGATCCCTTGTTTTATTCTGTCTCTTCTTGATAACTTAGCTGCCATGACGATTATTTTTTAGATGCTGATTTACCTGCTTTTCTTCTTAACTCTTCGCCAACAAACTTGATACCTTTACCTTTGTAAGGCTCTGGTGCACGCAGCGAGCGTATTTTTGCAGCTACCTGACCGATCAATTGTTTGTCAATTGATTCAAGGATGATAGTTGGGTTCTTACCCTTCTCAGCAGTGGTTGTAACTTTAATTTCTTTAGGCAACTCAAACACATAGTGGTGAGAGTATCCTAAAACAAGGTCTAATGTATTGCCTGTGTTAGTTGCACGGTAACCCACACCTACAAGCTCTTGTTCAAGTTTGTAACCATTGGTAACACCGTTAACCATGTTATTTAACAAAGCGCGGTATAAACCGTGCAATGCTTTGTGACGTTTCTGATCAGACGGGCGGGTTACTGTTAAGATACCCTCGTTCTGCTCTAACTTAATGTCTGCATCAATAGCCTGGTGCAGCTCGCCTTTAGGGCCTTTAACAGTTACCAGATTATCACCTGATACTGAAATAGTAACGCCTGAAGGTATTGTTATAGGTGCTTTTCCTACTCTTGACATTTTCTGTTCCTCCTAAAAGATTAATAGATGTAGCATAAAACCTCGCCACCTACGTTCTGAGCGCGTGCCTCTTTATCAGACATAACACCTTTAGAAGTAGACAGGATAGCGATGCCTAAACCATTTAATACGCGTGGCAGGTTCTCTGCGCCGGCATATTTTCTCAAACCTGGTTTACTGATACGCGACAATGTGCGGATAGCAGAAATTTTGGTTACCGGGTGGTATTTCAAAGCAACTTTGATAGTGCCTTGGGGACCATTATCCTCAAATTTAAAATTTGCAATGTAACCTTTGTCGAAAAGCACTTTAGTGATTTCCTTCTTCAGATTTGATGCAGGAATTTCAACAACCCTATGGTTGGCTTTAATAGCATTCCTTACTCGTGTAAGATAATCTGCGATTGGATCTGTATTCATTTTTATAAAATTTGGCGGTGGTTTCCTTCCCGGGCCTATCCCAGGCGACCTTCCGTCGTTAACTTGATTTCGAATATCGAATTTTCGACTTCGAATTTATTTTTTCTAAAGATCAAATTCCGAAATAAAAATTCCGAAATCCGATATAGCAATTACCAACTTGCTTTTTTCACTCCCGGGATCTTACCGGCAAGTGCCATTTCGCGGAATGTTACACGCGAAATACCAAATTGGCGCATATAACCTCTTGGGCGGCCTGTAAGCTTGCAACGGTTGTGCAATTTTACCGGCGATGCTGCTTTAGGCAGTTTGTCTAAGGCAACATAGTCACCTGCGGCTTTAAGAGCTGCTCTTTTTTCAGCAAACTTCTCTACTAATTTCTCACGTTTACGTTCACGTGCTTTTACACCTTCTTTAGCCATTGTTAACTGGAGTTTGATTTTTAAACGGTAAACCAAATTGTTTAAGCAACTCTAATGCTTCAACATCATTTTGTGCCGAGGTTACAAAGGTAATATCCATACCCATGATCTTATTGATCTTGTCGATATTGATCTCAGGGAAAATGATCTGCTCGGTAACACCTAAAGTGTAATTACCGCGGCCATCAAAACCTTTATCGTTAATACCTTTAAAGTCGCGGATACGTGGCAATGCAACAGCAATTAAACGGTCTAAAAACTCGTACATGTTGTTGTCACGCAAAGTTACACGCACGCCTACCGGCATGTTTTTACGCAATTTAAAGTTAGATATATCTTTCTTAGAACGTGACGCAACCGCCTGCTGACCGGTAATAGTGCTCATTTCGCCTATCGCAACGTCAATAAGTTTCTTATCGGTAGTAGCACCACCAACACCCTGGTTGATAGCTATCTTTTGCAGTTTAGGAACTTGCATTACGCTTTTGTACTGAAATTTCTCTTTCAGTGCAGTGCGTATCTCGTCCTGATATTTCGATTTTAATCGTGGTGTGTAGGTCATTACTTAATTTCCTCCCCTGATTTTTTTGAGAACCTAACCAATTTACCATCCTTGTTAGCTTTGCGGCCAACGCGGGTAGTCTCGCCTGTTTTAGCATCAATCAACGCAACGTTTGATACGTGCAAAGCAGCTTCCTGCTTTACAATACCACCGTTAGGGTTAGCTGCATTTGGCTTGGTGTGTTTAGATACCATGTTAACACCTTCAACAGTTACACGGCCTGTTTCGCGGTTAACCGCTGTTATCTTACCTTGCGAACCTTTAGAGTCGCCGGCAATAACCTTAACCAGGTCGCCGGTGCGAACCTTAAGTTTTGGTTGTTTATTCTTTTTATTTTCCATGTTACAATACCTCCGGTGCTAATGAAACGATCTTCATGAATTGCTTTTCACGCAGTTCCCTTGCAACCGGGCCAAATATACGTGTACCACGAGGCTCGTCCTGGTTGTTCAACAAAACAGCTGCATTGTCATCAAAACGGATGTAAGAACCATCCTTACGACGGATCTCTTTTTTAGTTCTAACAACTACTGCTTTTGATACTGTACCTTTTTTAACGTTACCAGATGGGATAGCACTTTTAACGGTAACCACCACCTTATCGCCAATAGAGGCATATCTTTTACCTGTACCACCTAACACGCGGATCACTAAAACTTCTTTAGCGCCACTGTTATCGGCCACGTTCATTCTTGATTCCTGTTGTACCATCTTATTTAGCCCTTTCTAAAATTTGAACTAATCTCCAGTTTTTGTTTTTGCTCAACGGGCGTGTCTCCATAATCACTACGGTATCACCTATACCACAGGTATTAGCTTCATCATGAGCCATAAATTTGGTAGTCTTTTTCAAGAACTTGCCGTAGATAGGGTGCTTTACCTTACGCTCTACAGCCACCACGATAGATTTCTCCATCTTGTTGCTTACTACCAGCCCGGTACGTGTTTTTCTTAAATTTCTTTCCATTTTCTTCTGTCGACTGATTGTTATTCTTTTTCAGAAGCTACCGTAGCGTTACGCTTTGTTAATTCTGTGTTTAAACGGGCAATATCCTTGCGCACTTTAGTAATGCGGGTTGGATTCTCAATAGCAGAAACCGCGTGAGCGAATTTCAGCTTAGTGAGGTTATTTTTCTCCTCGTTAATTCTTGCAGTCAACTGCTCAGTCGATAGCTCTAAAATTTCTGAGTTTTTCATTTCTTCTTTGTGTTGTTATAGTTCTACTGCTGAAAGCTATATGTTGCAAGCATGTTTTCTCTATAACCTACAACTAAAACTTCAACCCTTTTATTTATGCCTCTGCGTAATCCCTTCTTACTACAAAGCGGGTTTGCACCGGCAATTTTTGCGCTGCAAGGCGTAATGCCTCTTTTGCAACTTCCAAAGGCACACCTTCGGCCTCAAATATCATACGACCGGGGCGTACAACAGCAACCCAATACTCGGGTGCACCTTTACCTTTACCCATACGTACCTCTGCAGGTTTTTTAGTAACCGGCTTGTCAGGGAAAATCCTTATCCAAACCTGGCCTTCACGTTTCATAAAACGTGTAACCGCAATACGTGCAGCCTCGATCTGGCGGCTGGTGATCCAGGCCGCTTCGAGTGATTTTATACCGAAAGATCCGAATGAAAGCTCAGCACCACGGGTGGCGTTGCCTTTCATCCTGCCTTTTTGCATCTTTCTGAACTTCGTTCTTTTTGGCTGTAGCATTATCTTATACTTTATTCGTTAAAACGATGTCTTCTCGACTTGATTATCTGTTTCCACCCGGACGGTTACCACCGCCCTGACGGCCTGGGCCACCCGGACGATTGTTACCACCGCCGCGACGGTCGTTATTTCCACCTCTGCGGTCGCCGCCACGGTTATCACCTCTTTCGCCGCGTGCACCAAATGATGCCGCACCTTCCGGCCTGCCACCTTTGCCGCTTGGGCTGTTAGTTTGGCCAATGTTTGGAGAAAGATCGCGTTTACCGTAAACTTCGCCTTTACAGATCCATACCTTGATACCAATTTTACCGTAGGTAGTTAAAGCTTCGCCTAAAGCGTAGTCAATATCTGCACGGAAGGTATGCAACGGAATCCTGCCCTCTTTGTACTGTTCGGTACGTGCCATCTCTGCACCACCTAAACGGCCGCTGGTCATTACTTTGATACCTTCTGCACCCATACGCATGGTAGAAGCGATAGAAGTTTTCATTGCACGACGGAAAGAGATACGTGCTTCTAATTGCTTGGCAATGCCTTCTGCAACCAGCTGCGCGTCAAGCTCAGGGCGTTTGATCTCGAAGATGTTGATCTGAACGTCTTTCTTTGTCAGTTTCTTTAACTCTTCTTTGATCTTATCAACCTCCTGGCCGCCTTTACCGATAACGATACCCGGGCGGGCAGTGTGGATTGTAACAGTGATACGTTTTAACGTACGCTCTATAACTACTTTGGATACACCGCCTTTAGCGATACGTACCGAAAGGTATTTACGTATTTTTTCGTCTTCAACTAATTTATCGGAGTAGTTGTCACCGCCGTACCAGTTAGAATCCCATCCTCTGATGATGCCTAACCTGTTACCTATTGGATGTGCTTTTTGTCCCATTTTATGATTAGTTGATTTCTGATTTACTGTCTACGATAAGTGTTACGTGGTTAGAGCGTTTGCGTATGCGGTAACCGCGGCCTTGCGGGGCCGGGCGCAACCTTTTTAACTGGCGGCCGCCACCTACAGAAACTTCTTTTACAAACAGGCCGCTTTCTTCAACGCGTTTGCCTTCGTTCTTTGCTTCCCAGTTTTTAATGGCCGACAGCAATAACTTCTCTACACGTATAGCAGCTTCTTTGTTGGTAAACTTTAAAGTGTATAAAGCTTGCTCAACGTTCATACCGCGTATAAGGTCAACTACCAAACGCATTTTGCGCGGAGAGGTAGGGCAGTCATTCAACTTGGCAACTGCCTGGCCGCCTTGTTGGGCTTTTTGCTCAGTTTTAAGCTGTGCAATGCGCACAGATTTTTTTACTTTTTGTGTTGCTTCCATTGCTTATTTTTTCTTTTCTGCGTGACCACGGAATGTACGGGTTGGTGCAAACTCTCCCAGCTTGTGCCCTACCATGTTTTCTGTTACGTACACAGGTATAAATTTATTACCGTTGTGAACAGCGAATGTATGCCCAACGAAATCCGGAGAAATCATAGAACGTCTTGACCATGTTTTTACAACAGATTTTTTATTTGAATCATTCAGGGTAAGAACTTTTCTTTCCAGGTTATGATCAATATAAGGTCCTTTTTTAATTGAACGAGCCATTACTATTTCTTCCTTCTTTCAATGATATAACGATCCGATGTCTTTTTCTTGTAGCGGGTTTTGTAGCCTTTTGCTAATAAACCTTTGCGTGAGCGTGGATGACCACCTGATGAACGGCCCTCGCCACCACCCATAGGGTGATCTACCGGGTTCATTGCAACACCACGTACACGTGGGCGGCGACCTATCCAGCGTTTGCGGCCGGCTTTACCCAACACCTCATTTGCTTTCTCTGCATTTGAAACTGTACCAATAGTAGCTAAACAAGTAGCTAAGATCATACGGGTTTCGCCAGAAGGCAATTTGATGATGGCATATTTACCATCACGGGCCGATAGCTGGGCATAAGTACCTGCAGAACGTGCAATGGTACCACCCTGGCCCGGGTTAAGCTCGATGTTGTGGATAATAGAACCCAAAGGGATGCTCTTCAATGGTAAAGTGTTACCAACTTCTGGAGCTACCGCTTCGCCCGATAATACTACTTGGCCAACTTCTAAACCCGCAGGGGCTATCATGTAACGTTTTTCGCCATCTGCATATACTAGTAATGCGATGCGTGCAGACCTGTTAGGATCGTACTCAATAGTTGCAACGTTTGCCGGAATGTCAAATTTGTTGCGTTTAAAGTCGATCAATCGGTACGACTTTTTGTGTCCGCCACCGATGTAACGCATGGTCATTTTACCGGTGTTGTTACGACCGCCTGATTTCTTGTGTGATACAACCAGCGATTTTTCCGGAACGTTGGTTGTTACGTCAGAATAATCGGCACCTACTCTGAAGCGGGTACCGGGCGTAACCGGTTTAAATCTTTTAACTGCCATCTCTTTTTATATTGTGCTATAAAAATCTATTGTTTCTCCGTCTTTCAAAGAAATAACCGCTTTCTTGTAAGTAGCAGCGCGGCCGCTAACGGCACCTGCTTTAGTGTTGCGGGTCTTTAATTTGCCAACGTATTTCATGGTGTTTACCGCCGTAACATTAACACCATACATGTTCTCTATCGCAGATTTGATCTGGATCTTGTTTGCCCTGTGGCCTACTTTGAACACATAGCGGTTAAGTTTATCAGTTAACTGAGCAACTTTTTCTGTAAGTAAGGGTTTCTTTAAAATTTCCATATTACTTAGCAAACGCTTCCTCCAAAGTTTTAACAGAACCAGAGGTTAAGATCAGCTTACCTGCGTTTAACACATCATAAGTGTTTAACTGGTCTGCAGTGATCACCTTGCTCTTTTTAAGATTTCTGCTTGATAAATAAACATTGTTATTAGCCGCAGGCAGTACCAATAAAGTTTTCTCATTGGTCATGTTCAGGTCGGCCATCAGCTTCACATAGTTTTTAGTTTTAACCGCGTCAAACGCAAAGTCTTCCAAAACTACTATGCTGCTGTCTTGTGCTTTATATGTAAGGGCAGATTTACGTGCCAATGATTTAAGCTTTTTGTTCAGCTTAAAGCTATAGTCGCGTGGCTGCGGACCGAAAACACGGCCACCACCATTAAACAATGGCGATTTGATGCTACCGGCACGGGCGCCGCCTGTACCTTTTTGTTTGTGAAGCTTGCGGGTTGAACCTGCAATTTCATTACGTTGTTTTGCTTTGTGCGTACCCTGACGTTGGTTTGCCAGGAATTGCTTTACGTCAAGATATATTGCGTGATCGTTGGGCTCAATAGCAAATACAGATTCAGGCAGTTGCACCTTGGCTCCTGTTTCTTTACCTGAAACATTTAATACATTAACTTCCATCTTACTTATCAACGATTACGAACGATCCTTTAGCACCGGGGATAGAACCCTTAACAACTAACAAATTCTGTTCTGGATAAACTTTAACCACTTCGAGGTTTTGCACTTTAACACGTACATTACCGGTTTGACCAGCCATGCGCATACCTTTAAATACGCGTGATGGCCATGAAGATGCACCCAGTGAACCTGGTGCCCTTAAGCGGTTGTGCTGACCGTGTGTTTGCATACCTACACCACCAAAGCCATGACGTTTTACAACGCCTTGAAAGCCTTTACCTTTAGATGTACCTACAACGTCAACGAAATCGCCTGAGTTGAAGATGTCTACGGTAACGGTATCGCCCAAATTCTTGTCGTCTTCAAAAGTTTTGAACTCAACAAGTTTACGTTTTGGGGTAGTACCGGCTTTTTGGAAATGACCTTTAAGAGGTGCAGAAGTGTTTTTTTCTTTCTTCTCATCATACGCCAGCTGAACAGCTGCGTATCCGTCTGATTCTGCAGATTTAACTTGTGTTACCACACAAGGACCAGCTTCGATAACAGTACAAGGAATGTTCTTGCCTGCTTCATCGAATATACTGGTCATCCCTACCTTTTTACCAATAATTCCTGACATTTTATTTTTCTTTTGTTACGCTCATCGAAGCAGTAGGGCTTCGTTCAAAGCATTTTATCCCCCGAAAGGGACGGCAAAGATAGAAATTAATAATTAAGTCTCAAATAGTTAGGTAAATAATTTTTAAAGAATTTTAGACCTTGATTTTGTGGTGTTTGTGCTGAGAAATTTTTAATTTTTCGGATAGCAAAAGTGCGCGGTGCAAACCCGCTTTTTTTAAATAAAATCAACCTAAGTATTACTAATATGTTAATCTTGCAATCTCATCTATAAATATCATGTTTAAAAAATTGCTGCCTGTTATCCTCGCGATAATTGTTGTTCAAACCGTCTCTGCGCAAACGCTTTACATCCCGCGTGATATCACTAAAGCCTTTAATAAAGGCACACGCGATGTAAACGGAAAGCCCGGTAAAAACTACTGGCAAAACCGTGCCCGTTATAATATTCATATAACCGCTGCGCCGCCAAACCGCACCATTACCGGAACAGAAGAAATAGTGTATATCAACAATAGCCCGGATACCCTAAGAAGCTTAAACATGAAACTGATCGTCAATATCCATCGCCCGGGAGCGGTGAGATTGGCACCGGTAAGCAACCGGTATCTGACAGATGGTGTACAGATTGATACCTTTAAAGTTAATGACGCTATGATAAATTGGGATAATGCAGCACGCGGAGCAACAAATGACGCCGTGCGCTTGCCTAAATCGCTGATGCCGCACGATTCTGTGCGGTTGAACATAGCATGGCATTACCAGGTTTCCCTCCAAAGCGAGCGCGAAGGAATGATAGATTCTACCACATATTACCTGGCCTACTTCTACCCACGAGTTTCTGTTTATGATGATTACAATGGCTGGGACCGCTTGCCTTTTAATGACGCGCTTGAGTTCTATAACGACTTTAATGACTACAAGCTAAGTGTAACTATTCCGAAAAATTACATAGTGTGGAGCACCGGTACTTTACAAAATGCGTCACAGGTTCTACAGCCGGAATATCTAAAACGTTTGCAGGCTTCATTTAAAAGCGACTCGACCATTCACATCGCCACTGCGCAAGACCTGGCATCTAAAAAAGTAACTGCGCAAAAGGACATGAATACCTGGGTGTGGACGGCAGATAATATAACCGACGTTGCCCTTGGCATTAGTGACCATTATGTGTGGGATGCTGCAAGCGTTGTAGTGGATAAGAAAACCGGCAGACGCGCCAGCATGCAGGCCGCCTTTGCAGATGCCTCGCAAGATTTTCATCATTCAGTACAATATGGCCGTAACAGTTTAGGCTGGTTTTCTGAAAACTGGCCGGGCATGCCCTACCCTTTCCCAAAGATGACAGCGTTTCAGGGTTTTGCCGACATGGAATACCCTATGATGGTGAATGACAGCCACACCCCTGATGTAAGGTTTGCGCAGTTTGTACAGGACCACGAAATAGCGCACACTTACTTTCCATTCTACATGGGCATCAATGAAACCCGTTATGGCTATATGGACGAGGGCTGGGCAACAACTTTTGAGTTGCTGATCGGCGGGGCCGAGGTTGGTAAAGATGCTGCTGAAAGACTATACAAAGGCTTTAGGGTAAACCGCTACACCCATGACCCGTCGACTTTTGAAGATCTGCCGATCATTACCCCAACCAGTGAATTAATGGCAGGCGCAGGTAATAACGAGTATGGCAAACCGTCTTTAAGCTATCTGGCGTTGAAAGATATGCTGGGCGACGAGCTGTTTAAAAAAGCGCTGCATACTTATATGGATAATTGGCATGGCAAGCACCCAATTCCGTGGGACTATTTCAACTCAATGAGTGCGGGCTCCGGTAAAAACCTGAACTGGTTTTTCAAAAACTGGTTCTTTACCAACAATTACATCGATATAGCTATCGATAAAGTCACAACTTCTGCTACGGGCGGTGTGGTTGACATTAAAAACATTGGCGGCTTCGCGATACCTTTTGATGTGGTGGTTACTTATGCCGATGGCAGCAGTAAAACCTTCCATCAGACGCCGGCAGTATGGCAAAATAACCAAACAGGATTCTCAGTAAATCTTACTGGCACGCAAGCGATAAGTTCGGTAAAATTAGACAACGGCATTTTCATGGATGCTGATGAAAGCAATAACAGCTGGAAGAAATAAGTTTAGACGTAAAGAGATCTTATAACCCTTTTAAGCGTTGTAAGATCTCCTTATTAGAAATCGATTCAACTTCTGACTTGTCGTAAATCGATAGTAAATAAATTTCCTCTTTCACTATAACTACGTATGTAATGACCCTTGCCCCACCAGACTTTCCTTTGCCTTTAGAATTTATTGCTAACCTCACTTTATAGCAATTGTTGCCAATTGGCTGGCCAATATTAGGGTCTTCTTGGATTTCATTTATTAAATTCTGAAAGTCGGTCTTTAAAGAAATATACTTTTTTGCAAGACGTTTTAATTCTCTTTCAAATGGTGGAGTCGGGATTATTTTAAAGCTCATTCATTAACTGCTCTAATGACTTCGCATCCCCGTTACCAGCTTGATGCGATTTAATAAACTTAACTGATTCTTCAAGAGCGTTTAGGACTTCATTTTTTTTTGCTGCCTTATTTTCCAGATCTTTTGAGATGACTTTTCCACCTAATTTCTCAATGAGGTCAGATAATGTCGTTTCCACATTTTCAGGTATTTCGATTGTAAGTGTAGTCATATAAACAAAAATAGTGAATTAAATTTCAACCCTAATCCATCATCAATCTTTTGATCAACTCTGCGCTTTGCTTTTTGCCTTCCTCTAACCTGCCGGCAAAGAAAGTTTGCACATCGTTAAAATGCTTCTTATAA
It encodes the following:
- the rpsE gene encoding 30S ribosomal protein S5, with the translated sequence MSTINVKRVKTSEIELKDRLVSIQRVAKVTKGGRTFSFSAIVVVGDENGVVGYGLGKAKEVTEAIAKGVDDAKKNLVKVPIINGTVPHEQYGKFSGGFVFIKPASTGTGVIAGGAMRAVLESAGVHNVLAKSKGSSNPHNVVKATVSALAQLRDAHTVANHRGINLGKVFNG
- the rplR gene encoding 50S ribosomal protein L18, which gives rise to MAAKLSRRDRIKQGIRKRLSGSTERPRLSVYRSNKGIYAQVIDDVNGKTLVSASSLSKDFSASGTKGEQSAAVGKLVAQKAIAAGITSVVFDRNGYLYHGRVKQLAEGAREGGLKF
- the rpsH gene encoding 30S ribosomal protein S8, whose product is MNTDPIADYLTRVRNAIKANHRVVEIPASNLKKEITKVLFDKGYIANFKFEDNGPQGTIKVALKYHPVTKISAIRTLSRISKPGLRKYAGAENLPRVLNGLGIAILSTSKGVMSDKEARAQNVGGEVLCYIY
- the secY gene encoding preprotein translocase subunit SecY → MKRFFTTLSNIWKIEDLRVRITNTLLFLLIYRVGSFIVLPGVDPSSLNTQRAKEGLLGLLNMFAGGSFSRASIFALGVMPYISASIVVQLLGIAVPYFTKLQKEGESGRNKLNQWTRYLTIAITAAQALGYVRTQITPNAISPVLGSTLFNITSVFVLTAGTLFVMWLGEKITDKGIGNGISLIIMVGIIAQLPTALVSEFEGRVTGGNSGGLLLFIVEIVALIAVVMFTILVVQGTRKIAVQYAKRIVGNKQYGGVRQYIPLKVNAAGVMPIIFAQALMFIPTTIGSFFPKMASNATMILLSNYTSWLHNLVFGLLIIVFTYFYTAITVNPKQMSDDMKKNGGFVPGVKPGEATISFIDDVISKITLPGSIFLAIIAIIPAFANVAGVNPAFARFFGGTSLIILVGVVLDTLQQIESHLLMRHYDGLMKTGRIKGRTAIPTAAGTTPPTI
- the rplX gene encoding 50S ribosomal protein L24; translated protein: MENKKNKQPKLKVRTGDLVKVIAGDSKGSQGKITAVNRETGRVTVEGVNMVSKHTKPNAANPNGGIVKQEAALHVSNVALIDAKTGETTRVGRKANKDGKLVRFSKKSGEEIK
- the rpsN gene encoding 30S ribosomal protein S14, which gives rise to MAKEGVKARERKREKLVEKFAEKRAALKAAGDYVALDKLPKAASPVKLHNRCKLTGRPRGYMRQFGISRVTFREMALAGKIPGVKKASW
- the rplN gene encoding 50S ribosomal protein L14 — its product is MVQQESRMNVADNSGAKEVLVIRVLGGTGKRYASIGDKVVVTVKSAIPSGNVKKGTVSKAVVVRTKKEIRRKDGSYIRFDDNAAVLLNNQDEPRGTRIFGPVARELREKQFMKIVSLAPEVL
- the rpsQ gene encoding 30S ribosomal protein S17, with product MERNLRKTRTGLVVSNKMEKSIVVAVERKVKHPIYGKFLKKTTKFMAHDEANTCGIGDTVVIMETRPLSKNKNWRLVQILERAK
- the rplE gene encoding 50S ribosomal protein L5 — protein: MTYTPRLKSKYQDEIRTALKEKFQYKSVMQVPKLQKIAINQGVGGATTDKKLIDVAIGEMSTITGQQAVASRSKKDISNFKLRKNMPVGVRVTLRDNNMYEFLDRLIAVALPRIRDFKGINDKGFDGRGNYTLGVTEQIIFPEINIDKINKIMGMDITFVTSAQNDVEALELLKQFGLPFKNQTPVNNG
- the rpmC gene encoding 50S ribosomal protein L29, with amino-acid sequence MKNSEILELSTEQLTARINEEKNNLTKLKFAHAVSAIENPTRITKVRKDIARLNTELTKRNATVASEKE
- the rplO gene encoding 50S ribosomal protein L15, which codes for MNLSNLKPAKGSVKDSKRIGRGTGSGKGGTSTRGHKGAGSRSGTSTKVGFEGGQMPLQRRVPKVGFKNPNRVEYVSVNLDALQQLADKFSLSVVNFDTFREHGLASKNDLVKILGRGEVKAKLDVTAHAFSATAQKAIEAAGGSIVKL
- the rplP gene encoding 50S ribosomal protein L16; protein product: MLQPKRTKFRKMQKGRMKGNATRGAELSFGSFGIKSLEAAWITSRQIEAARIAVTRFMKREGQVWIRIFPDKPVTKKPAEVRMGKGKGAPEYWVAVVRPGRMIFEAEGVPLEVAKEALRLAAQKLPVQTRFVVRRDYAEA
- the rpmD gene encoding 50S ribosomal protein L30, which codes for MAKIKITQIKSVIDRNERQKRTIAALGLRKINQSVEVEANDAIIGMIRAVNHLVAVEKI
- the rplF gene encoding 50S ribosomal protein L6, with translation MSRVGKAPITIPSGVTISVSGDNLVTVKGPKGELHQAIDADIKLEQNEGILTVTRPSDQKRHKALHGLYRALLNNMVNGVTNGYKLEQELVGVGYRATNTGNTLDLVLGYSHHYVFELPKEIKVTTTAEKGKNPTIILESIDKQLIGQVAAKIRSLRAPEPYKGKGIKFVGEELRRKAGKSASKK